In Kocuria turfanensis, a single genomic region encodes these proteins:
- a CDS encoding metal ABC transporter substrate-binding protein → MIPSRALVVPLSLAAALALSSCASDSTDPSAATADGRSGEALTVQASFYPLQYVTERVGGDLVAVESLTPAGAEPHDLELSPAAVDKLRTADAVVYLSGFQPAVDDAVAQTAPEHALDAVHAGVEGEAAHSAEEHGAAEESHSAEAHTEEGHAEGEPAGGDGHDHGGEDPHFWLDPERLAAVATEVSHELAEVDPANAATYESNAEQLTTELTALDEEFTEGLATCERNTIVVAHEAYGYLADKYGLEQVGIAGLDPETEPSPARLAEIGKIVEAEGVTTVFSESLVNPKVAETLAAEHGVETAVLDPVEAQADENADYQQVMRDNLEALRTALDCA, encoded by the coding sequence ATGATCCCGTCTCGCGCTCTCGTTGTTCCACTCTCCCTGGCCGCCGCCCTCGCCCTGTCCTCCTGTGCCTCCGACTCCACCGACCCGTCCGCGGCCACCGCCGACGGCAGGTCGGGGGAGGCGCTGACCGTGCAGGCGTCCTTCTACCCGCTGCAGTACGTCACCGAGCGCGTCGGCGGGGACCTCGTGGCGGTGGAGTCGCTCACTCCGGCCGGGGCCGAGCCGCACGACCTGGAGCTGTCCCCGGCCGCCGTCGACAAGCTGCGCACCGCGGACGCGGTCGTGTACCTCTCCGGGTTCCAGCCGGCGGTCGACGACGCCGTGGCCCAGACGGCCCCCGAGCACGCCCTCGACGCGGTGCACGCCGGGGTGGAGGGTGAGGCGGCCCATTCGGCGGAGGAGCACGGGGCCGCGGAGGAGTCCCACAGCGCGGAGGCCCACACCGAGGAGGGGCACGCCGAGGGGGAGCCCGCCGGAGGCGACGGCCACGACCACGGCGGGGAGGACCCGCACTTCTGGCTGGACCCCGAGCGGCTCGCCGCGGTCGCCACGGAGGTCTCCCACGAGCTGGCCGAGGTCGACCCGGCCAACGCCGCCACCTACGAGTCCAACGCCGAGCAGCTGACCACCGAGCTGACCGCCCTGGACGAGGAGTTCACCGAGGGGCTGGCCACCTGCGAGCGGAACACCATCGTGGTCGCCCACGAGGCCTACGGGTACCTGGCGGACAAGTACGGCCTCGAGCAGGTGGGCATCGCCGGGCTCGACCCCGAGACCGAGCCCTCCCCGGCCCGGCTGGCCGAGATCGGCAAGATCGTCGAGGCCGAGGGCGTCACCACGGTGTTCTCCGAGTCCCTGGTCAACCCCAAGGTCGCCGAGACCCTGGCGGCCGAGCACGGCGTGGAGACCGCCGTGCTGGACCCGGTGGAGGCCCAGGCCGACGAGAACGCCGACTACCAGCAGGTCATGCGGGACAACCTCGAGGCGCTGCGCACCGCGCTGGACTGCGCGTAG
- a CDS encoding Fur family transcriptional regulator: MTRTTRQRSALTELLDRTPEFRSAQQLHAMLAEQGEPVSLATVYRNLSALAEAGEVDALAAPGGEMRYRRCARAEHHHHLVCRRCGHTVEVAETAVERWAAQAARRHGFTDVGHAIELHGICGSCRQAGS; encoded by the coding sequence ATGACCCGGACCACCCGGCAGCGCTCCGCCCTGACCGAGCTGCTCGACCGCACCCCCGAGTTCCGCTCCGCCCAGCAGCTGCACGCCATGCTGGCGGAGCAGGGGGAGCCGGTCTCCCTCGCCACCGTCTACCGCAACCTCAGTGCCCTGGCCGAGGCCGGGGAGGTGGACGCCCTCGCCGCCCCGGGCGGAGAGATGCGGTACCGCCGGTGCGCCCGCGCGGAGCACCACCACCACCTGGTGTGCCGCCGCTGCGGGCACACCGTGGAGGTGGCCGAGACGGCGGTGGAGCGGTGGGCCGCCCAGGCCGCCCGCCGGCACGGCTTCACCGACGTCGGGCACGCGATCGAGCTCCACGGGATCTGCGGCTCCTGCCGGCAGGCCGGCTCCTGA
- a CDS encoding metal ABC transporter permease, giving the protein MIETFTAMLASPLMQRGLLIAVLVGVSAPVIGTYLVQRRLALLGDGIGHVALTGVAMGWLAGSAAGLTTHDALAVPGAVVAAVVGAVLIEVMRTRGRTSGDVALALLFYGGIAGGVLLIGLAGGTSANLTGYLFGSIATVTTLDVWLTAGLAAVVLGVGLGLRPALFSLCHDEEFALATGLPVRALNILVAVMAALTVSVSMRVVGVLLVSAVMIVPVAVAQLLTRSFAGTMGTAMAVGAAVCVTGLSITYFQPLSPGAMIVVLAIGCYVLALLVRPLLGRVRPHGTEDAHHVEDDLQLRGA; this is encoded by the coding sequence ATGATCGAGACCTTCACCGCCATGCTCGCCAGTCCCCTGATGCAGCGCGGTCTGCTCATCGCCGTCCTCGTGGGAGTCTCCGCGCCGGTGATCGGCACCTACCTCGTCCAGCGGCGCCTGGCCCTGCTCGGGGACGGCATCGGCCACGTGGCCCTCACCGGAGTGGCCATGGGCTGGCTGGCCGGCTCCGCGGCCGGGCTCACCACGCACGACGCCCTGGCCGTGCCCGGAGCGGTGGTCGCGGCCGTCGTGGGCGCGGTGCTCATCGAGGTCATGCGCACCCGGGGGCGCACCAGCGGCGACGTCGCCCTGGCCCTGCTGTTCTACGGCGGCATCGCCGGCGGGGTGCTGCTGATCGGCCTGGCCGGCGGGACCTCGGCGAACCTCACCGGCTACCTCTTCGGCTCCATCGCCACCGTCACCACCCTGGACGTCTGGCTCACCGCCGGGCTGGCCGCGGTGGTCCTCGGCGTCGGGCTGGGCCTGCGCCCGGCCCTGTTCTCCCTGTGCCACGACGAGGAGTTCGCCCTCGCCACCGGGCTGCCCGTCCGGGCCCTGAACATCCTGGTGGCCGTCATGGCCGCCCTCACCGTCTCCGTGTCGATGCGCGTGGTCGGCGTCCTGCTGGTCTCCGCGGTGATGATCGTCCCGGTCGCCGTCGCCCAGCTGCTCACCCGCTCCTTCGCCGGCACCATGGGCACGGCCATGGCCGTGGGGGCCGCGGTGTGCGTGACGGGCCTGTCCATCACCTACTTCCAGCCCCTGTCCCCGGGCGCCATGATCGTGGTGCTGGCCATCGGCTGCTACGTGCTCGCCCTGCTCGTCCGCCCCCTGCTGGGGCGCGTGCGGCCCCACGGCACGGAGGACGCCCACCACGTCGAGGACGACCTCCAGCTGCGAGGAGCATGA
- a CDS encoding metal ABC transporter ATP-binding protein — MKLRSTPAAPAPGNGPAIRTEGLTVAFGATPVLRGVDLSVADGEAVALMGGNGSGKSTLLKALLGVVPVASGEARLFGADVTARRTVPWSSIGYVPQRVGVGAGVPATALEVVAAGLTGHRRLRPGAGARRACLDALDQVGLADRAHESVAIFSGGQQQRVLIARALVRRPRLLLLDEPLSGVDQVSKEAMARILAQLQADGTTLLVVLHELGELAPLLDRAVVLRHGHIVHDGSPPQPAPGHDAPDHEHLHPHGDEPAAVPSAPDLHGKPQRP, encoded by the coding sequence ATGAAACTGCGATCCACGCCGGCGGCCCCGGCTCCGGGGAACGGCCCGGCCATCCGCACGGAGGGCCTCACCGTGGCGTTCGGCGCCACGCCGGTGCTGCGCGGGGTGGACCTGTCCGTGGCCGACGGCGAGGCCGTCGCCCTGATGGGCGGCAACGGCTCGGGCAAGTCGACGCTCCTCAAGGCCCTGCTCGGCGTCGTGCCCGTCGCGTCCGGCGAGGCCCGGCTGTTCGGCGCCGACGTCACCGCACGCCGGACCGTGCCGTGGTCGAGCATCGGCTACGTCCCCCAGCGCGTCGGCGTCGGTGCCGGGGTGCCCGCCACGGCGCTCGAGGTCGTCGCCGCGGGGCTGACGGGCCACCGGCGGCTGCGCCCGGGCGCCGGCGCCCGGCGGGCCTGCCTCGACGCGCTCGACCAGGTCGGCCTGGCCGACCGGGCGCACGAGAGCGTGGCCATCTTCTCCGGCGGCCAGCAGCAGCGGGTGCTGATCGCCCGGGCGCTGGTGCGGCGCCCGCGGCTGCTGCTGCTGGACGAGCCGCTGTCCGGGGTGGACCAGGTCTCCAAGGAGGCCATGGCCCGGATCCTGGCGCAGCTGCAGGCTGACGGCACCACGCTGCTCGTCGTGCTGCACGAGCTCGGCGAGCTGGCCCCGCTGCTGGACCGCGCCGTGGTGCTGCGCCACGGGCACATCGTCCACGACGGCAGCCCCCCGCAGCCGGCCCCGGGGCACGACGCCCCCGACCACGAGCACCTGCACCCGCACGGGGACGAGCCCGCCGCCGTTCCCTCCGCCCCCGATCTCCACGGAAAGCCGCAGCGACCATGA
- the ykgO gene encoding type B 50S ribosomal protein L36 — MKVRNSLRALKKVPGAQVVRRRGRTFVINKKNPRMKARQG, encoded by the coding sequence ATGAAAGTACGCAACTCGCTGCGCGCCCTGAAGAAGGTCCCCGGCGCCCAGGTGGTCCGCCGCCGCGGCCGCACCTTCGTGATCAACAAGAAGAACCCCCGGATGAAGGCCCGCCAGGGCTGA
- a CDS encoding ABC transporter permease subunit, with protein MGAVTGEAAGVTVGHGAGSAVAPVAGRARARALGRAGAAALISRALAFTAVVVLIGALPWLSGNRPEYTVLRARYADREATPEVLAQIRTELGLDRGPVAVFADWASGVLTGDFGTSWISGRPVLPGVLEALGVSVTLMGAALAVALFVAALTCVPTVRAGLAGRPARGAGAAAAALTALPEFLLAAVLLIVVAVWWGWLPPYGWRGPQHVVLPALALGLPAGGLIGRLLTTALAGAFTERWVHTWAVAGHSRARIALAALHRALPGVIGQIALVVVGLTGGAVAVEEVFAIPGLGRSLLGAAAAQDIPTLQAGVLLLLVLAAALGALAALVRRSLLGPAARSGDLPVPGPPPGRRRSWWVVPAVSGGALLALVVAGLFRDPYTSAHTRLEAPSWALPLGADAAGRDVLARVGHGALDTLGLALVVVAACLLIGLVVGMAGAWSTGPVEVTNAAPPIIAGILVVAVAGPSAAGAAVAVTLVSWAPLAAHTAALVAEISARPYVRVLPLLGAGRARILAGTVLPALLPEVARHAVLRLPGTALAIAALGFLGLGQQPPAPEWGLLLAEGIGYVERAPWTVLGPAGALVLASVLAVSLSSAEGARRTSRPGPGHFAMIPASGPGPGSAESAGSAESAGSAERARQLQT; from the coding sequence ATGGGTGCTGTGACGGGCGAGGCGGCAGGCGTCACGGTGGGCCACGGGGCGGGTTCCGCGGTCGCCCCGGTGGCGGGCCGGGCGAGGGCCCGTGCGCTGGGCCGGGCGGGGGCGGCGGCCCTGATCTCGCGGGCTCTGGCCTTCACCGCCGTCGTCGTGCTGATCGGCGCCCTGCCGTGGCTGTCGGGCAACCGCCCGGAGTACACGGTCCTGCGCGCCCGCTACGCCGACCGGGAGGCCACGCCCGAGGTGCTGGCTCAGATCCGGACCGAGCTGGGTCTGGACCGCGGCCCGGTCGCGGTCTTCGCCGACTGGGCGTCCGGAGTCCTCACCGGGGACTTCGGCACCTCCTGGATCAGCGGCCGACCGGTCCTGCCCGGTGTGCTGGAGGCCCTGGGAGTGTCCGTCACCCTGATGGGCGCGGCCCTGGCCGTGGCCCTGTTCGTCGCCGCCCTGACCTGCGTCCCCACCGTCCGCGCCGGACTGGCCGGGCGCCCCGCCCGCGGCGCCGGGGCCGCGGCCGCCGCGCTGACCGCGCTGCCGGAGTTCCTCCTGGCGGCCGTCCTGCTGATCGTCGTGGCGGTGTGGTGGGGCTGGCTGCCGCCCTACGGGTGGCGCGGCCCCCAGCACGTCGTGCTGCCGGCCCTGGCCCTCGGGCTGCCCGCGGGCGGGCTGATCGGGCGGCTGCTCACCACCGCGCTCGCCGGGGCGTTCACCGAGCGCTGGGTGCACACCTGGGCGGTGGCCGGGCACTCCCGGGCCCGGATCGCCCTCGCCGCCCTGCACCGGGCCCTGCCTGGGGTGATCGGGCAGATCGCGCTGGTCGTCGTCGGGCTCACGGGCGGTGCCGTGGCCGTCGAGGAGGTCTTCGCGATCCCCGGTCTGGGCCGGTCCCTGCTGGGGGCCGCCGCGGCCCAGGACATCCCGACCCTGCAGGCGGGGGTCCTGCTGCTGCTCGTGCTCGCGGCGGCCCTGGGGGCCCTGGCCGCCCTCGTCCGCCGGTCCCTGCTGGGCCCGGCCGCCCGCTCCGGGGACCTGCCCGTCCCCGGCCCGCCGCCGGGTCGGCGCCGGTCGTGGTGGGTGGTGCCGGCGGTCTCCGGAGGGGCGCTGCTCGCCCTGGTCGTGGCCGGGCTGTTCCGGGACCCCTACACCTCCGCCCACACCCGGCTGGAGGCGCCCTCCTGGGCGCTGCCGCTGGGGGCGGACGCCGCCGGGCGTGACGTGCTGGCCCGGGTGGGCCACGGCGCGCTGGACACCCTGGGCCTGGCCCTGGTCGTGGTCGCCGCGTGCCTGCTCATCGGGCTGGTCGTCGGGATGGCCGGGGCGTGGTCCACCGGCCCGGTGGAGGTCACCAACGCGGCGCCCCCCATCATCGCCGGCATCCTCGTCGTCGCGGTGGCCGGGCCGTCGGCGGCCGGGGCGGCCGTGGCCGTCACCCTGGTGAGCTGGGCGCCGCTGGCCGCCCACACCGCCGCCCTGGTCGCCGAGATCTCGGCCCGCCCCTACGTGCGGGTGCTGCCCCTGCTGGGCGCGGGCCGCGCTCGCATCCTGGCCGGCACGGTCCTGCCCGCCCTGCTGCCCGAGGTGGCCCGGCACGCCGTCCTGCGCCTGCCCGGCACCGCCCTGGCCATCGCCGCGCTCGGCTTCCTGGGCCTGGGCCAGCAGCCGCCGGCCCCGGAGTGGGGCCTGTTGCTGGCCGAGGGCATCGGCTACGTCGAGCGCGCCCCGTGGACCGTGCTCGGCCCGGCGGGGGCCCTGGTGCTGGCCTCGGTCCTGGCTGTCTCGCTCTCGAGCGCCGAGGGGGCGCGGCGGACCTCCCGTCCCGGGCCGGGGCATTTCGCCATGATTCCTGCGTCCGGTCCCGGCCCGGGCTCCGCCGAGTCGGCGGGCTCCGCCGAGTCGGCGGGCTCCGCCGAGCGGGCGAGGCAGCTGCAGACCTGA
- a CDS encoding ABC transporter substrate-binding protein has translation MPPRSSVPVHRPARRATGLGLAAVSLLLLTGCFAEGSGAASGEGSDGSSDARVELAMLQPPRSGLSPLSDDAFKLSRWSTAETLVRLDEAGDARPMLATEWEQVDDTTWSFTIRDGVTFHDGTELTAENVAASLERAVTAEPAPRILDGVEMTVAAEGDTVRVTTAETDPLVPQRLSSPQLSILAPAAYEGTAVDPVGHGTGPFELTAVDGTSGATLERYEDHWDGAAAAAGIDVSFVPDGTARAAALRTGEADVVEAVPVGQAAQVEEDLLEEVPMPRTNTLYLNTEDGPFTDPALRAAAREALDPQSVVDGVYEGRADVAAGLLGPAIPYAAEGRDTDAYRELLADRAEAGDPAGQKITIGTFTDRAELPEVAVQLQQQLEQAGFEVELDVREYQYIEADALEGTFDAFILSRATVLDSGDPVAYMVSDFGCEGSFNISQFCSEAVDAALDKAEKAAPGEERRTAIMEAEAAVLAEDAAIPMLHERVIQGEQDDVEGAARDPRERELITAETTVAERGNR, from the coding sequence ATGCCTCCTCGCTCCTCCGTCCCCGTCCACCGTCCCGCCCGGCGGGCCACCGGCCTCGGGCTGGCCGCGGTCAGCCTGCTGCTGCTCACCGGCTGTTTCGCCGAGGGCTCCGGCGCCGCCTCCGGCGAGGGCTCCGATGGCTCGTCCGACGCCCGCGTCGAGCTGGCCATGCTCCAGCCGCCGCGCTCGGGGCTGTCCCCGCTCAGCGACGACGCCTTCAAGCTCTCCCGCTGGTCGACCGCCGAGACCCTGGTCCGGCTGGACGAGGCCGGGGACGCCCGGCCCATGCTGGCCACCGAGTGGGAGCAGGTCGACGACACCACCTGGTCCTTCACGATCCGGGACGGGGTCACCTTCCACGACGGCACGGAGCTCACCGCCGAGAACGTCGCCGCCTCCCTGGAGCGGGCCGTGACAGCCGAGCCGGCCCCGCGCATCCTCGACGGGGTGGAGATGACCGTGGCGGCCGAGGGCGACACCGTGCGGGTCACCACCGCCGAGACCGACCCGCTGGTCCCGCAGCGGCTGTCCAGCCCGCAGCTGTCCATCCTCGCCCCGGCCGCCTATGAGGGCACTGCGGTGGACCCGGTGGGCCACGGCACCGGGCCCTTCGAGCTCACCGCCGTCGACGGCACCTCCGGCGCCACGCTGGAGCGCTACGAGGACCACTGGGACGGCGCCGCGGCCGCCGCCGGCATCGACGTGTCCTTCGTGCCCGACGGCACCGCCCGGGCCGCCGCGCTGCGCACCGGGGAGGCCGACGTCGTCGAGGCCGTGCCGGTGGGCCAGGCCGCGCAGGTGGAGGAGGACCTCCTGGAGGAGGTGCCGATGCCGCGCACCAACACGCTCTACCTCAACACCGAGGACGGCCCGTTCACCGACCCCGCCCTGCGGGCGGCCGCCCGGGAGGCCCTCGACCCGCAGAGCGTCGTGGACGGGGTCTACGAGGGCCGGGCCGACGTGGCCGCCGGCCTGCTCGGACCCGCCATCCCCTACGCGGCGGAGGGCCGCGACACCGACGCCTACCGCGAGCTGCTCGCCGACCGCGCCGAGGCCGGGGACCCGGCCGGGCAGAAGATCACCATCGGCACCTTCACCGACCGCGCCGAGCTGCCCGAGGTCGCCGTGCAGCTCCAGCAGCAGCTGGAGCAGGCGGGCTTCGAGGTGGAGCTCGACGTCCGGGAGTACCAGTACATCGAGGCCGACGCCCTCGAGGGCACGTTCGACGCCTTCATCCTCTCCCGGGCCACCGTGCTGGACTCCGGGGACCCGGTGGCCTACATGGTCAGCGACTTCGGCTGCGAGGGTTCCTTCAACATCTCCCAGTTCTGCTCCGAGGCCGTCGACGCCGCCCTGGACAAGGCGGAGAAGGCTGCCCCCGGCGAGGAGCGCCGGACGGCGATCATGGAGGCGGAGGCCGCGGTCCTCGCCGAGGACGCCGCGATCCCGATGCTCCACGAGCGCGTGATCCAGGGCGAGCAGGACGACGTGGAGGGCGCGGCCCGCGACCCGCGCGAGCGCGAGCTGATCACCGCCGAGACCACCGTCGCCGAGCGAGGGAACAGGTGA
- a CDS encoding ABC transporter ATP-binding protein encodes MIRPAGPTTLRGTGLTRTYRTRSGEVTAVCGVELEVREGEALGVVGPSGSGKSTLLSLLLAVERPDRGEVLFNGAPLTGRQQIRRARQAVQYIPQDPASSLDPRRSVERQLREPLRRFRVPGDHSRLVRDALEQVGLGTEHLDRRAHELSGGQAQRVAIARALVTRPRILLADEAVSGLDLPLRNQVLDLLQDQHVRGGLGLLFISHDLTAVRSLCERALVLDHGQVVEEGPADRLLESPRHPTTRQLVDAVPRLPA; translated from the coding sequence GTGATCCGGCCGGCAGGGCCGACGACGCTGCGCGGCACCGGACTCACCCGGACCTACCGGACCCGCTCCGGGGAGGTGACCGCGGTGTGCGGGGTCGAGCTCGAGGTGCGCGAGGGCGAGGCGCTGGGCGTGGTGGGCCCCTCCGGGTCGGGCAAGTCCACGCTGCTGTCCCTGCTCCTGGCCGTGGAGCGCCCGGACCGGGGCGAGGTCCTCTTCAACGGCGCGCCGCTGACGGGCCGGCAGCAGATCCGGCGAGCCCGGCAGGCCGTGCAGTACATCCCGCAGGACCCGGCCTCCAGCCTGGACCCGCGGCGCAGCGTCGAGCGCCAGCTGCGGGAACCGCTGCGGCGCTTCCGCGTCCCGGGCGACCACTCGCGCCTGGTCCGGGACGCCCTGGAGCAGGTGGGGCTCGGCACCGAGCACCTGGATCGGCGGGCCCACGAGCTCTCCGGCGGGCAGGCCCAGCGCGTGGCCATCGCCCGGGCCCTGGTGACCCGCCCCCGGATCCTCCTGGCCGACGAGGCGGTCAGCGGGCTCGACCTGCCGCTGCGCAACCAGGTGCTGGACCTGCTGCAGGACCAGCACGTGCGCGGGGGTCTGGGGCTGCTGTTCATCTCCCACGACCTCACCGCGGTCCGTTCCCTGTGCGAGCGCGCCCTGGTGCTCGACCACGGGCAGGTGGTGGAGGAGGGCCCGGCCGACCGGCTCCTCGAGAGCCCCCGCCACCCGACGACCCGGCAACTGGTGGACGCCGTGCCGCGCCTGCCCGCCTGA
- a CDS encoding ATP-binding cassette domain-containing protein produces MSDGTGTDLRDLGVSVAGQSLLHHVGFRVQPGQRVALLGASGSGKSLTVLALLGLLGPQFRVQGTLRVDGCELPWRQAPGRRPGMAAVFQDSQAALNPVVRLDRQLLPAVARRRRTGAAEAGQVMAELLREVGFEDPERILRAHPSQLSGGQRQRVCLALAMAASPDLLVADEPTTALDMISQRQVVEALRRCTGPGRSALLFITHDLAVAADLCDDVVVLDRGRVVEAGPMQQVLRSPRAAFTVALVAAARAGLRPAATPVGPDARTGLESVAAPLDAAS; encoded by the coding sequence ATGAGTGACGGGACCGGTACGGACCTGCGGGACCTCGGGGTCTCCGTGGCCGGGCAGTCGTTGCTGCACCACGTGGGCTTCCGGGTGCAGCCCGGGCAGCGGGTGGCCCTGCTCGGGGCCTCGGGCTCAGGCAAGTCCCTCACGGTGCTGGCGCTGCTGGGGCTGCTGGGGCCTCAGTTCCGCGTGCAGGGCACCCTGCGGGTCGACGGTTGTGAGCTGCCCTGGCGCCAGGCACCGGGGCGGCGCCCGGGCATGGCGGCGGTCTTCCAGGACTCCCAGGCCGCGCTGAACCCCGTCGTGCGGCTGGACCGGCAGCTGCTGCCCGCCGTGGCCCGCCGCCGCCGGACCGGCGCGGCGGAGGCCGGCCAGGTCATGGCGGAGCTGCTGCGCGAGGTCGGCTTCGAGGACCCGGAACGGATCCTGCGCGCCCACCCCTCCCAGCTCTCGGGCGGGCAGCGACAACGCGTGTGCCTGGCCCTGGCCATGGCCGCGTCACCGGACCTGCTGGTGGCCGACGAGCCGACCACGGCCCTGGACATGATCAGCCAGCGGCAGGTCGTCGAGGCCCTGCGCCGCTGCACGGGCCCGGGGCGCAGCGCGCTGCTGTTCATCACCCACGACCTGGCGGTCGCCGCCGACCTCTGCGACGACGTCGTGGTCCTCGACCGGGGGCGGGTCGTCGAGGCCGGCCCGATGCAGCAGGTGCTCCGGTCGCCCCGGGCGGCGTTCACCGTGGCCCTGGTCGCGGCCGCCCGCGCCGGCCTCCGGCCCGCCGCGACGCCGGTGGGCCCGGACGCCCGCACCGGCCTCGAGTCCGTCGCCGCACCGCTGGACGCGGCCTCGTGA
- a CDS encoding serine hydrolase, translating to MAALTALLLAVGGAGAAAAAPAFAVETSDPAVTRLQADLDALAAQVPGELGLVLLDPTGAEVVARNPDRSFTSASLYKLFLAHAVFDRVDRGQIALTDTVPGTAFTVREAVERMVTWSDNVSGAALGRWLGWHEVQAFAQGQGFESTTYDPDTGEAGTVAMTTTPNDVADLLDRLRGGELLSGPSTTLLLGFLAAQELDYALSTGLSPDVEFAHKTGLLIQVSHDAGLVRLNGKEYVVAVLTDGWSGYDDARPWFRTAGQAIDSYLHAAAAA from the coding sequence GTGGCGGCCCTCACGGCGCTGCTTCTCGCAGTGGGCGGTGCTGGCGCGGCCGCCGCGGCGCCGGCCTTCGCCGTCGAGACCAGCGATCCGGCGGTCACCCGCCTCCAGGCCGATCTGGACGCGCTGGCCGCCCAGGTGCCGGGGGAGCTGGGGCTCGTGCTCCTGGATCCGACCGGTGCGGAGGTGGTGGCCCGCAACCCGGACCGCTCCTTCACCAGCGCCAGCCTGTACAAGCTCTTCCTGGCCCATGCGGTCTTCGACCGGGTGGACCGGGGCCAGATCGCCCTGACGGACACCGTGCCGGGCACCGCCTTCACCGTCCGGGAGGCCGTGGAGCGGATGGTCACCTGGTCGGACAACGTCTCCGGCGCGGCCCTCGGGCGCTGGCTGGGGTGGCACGAGGTCCAGGCGTTCGCGCAGGGGCAGGGCTTCGAATCCACGACCTACGACCCGGACACCGGGGAGGCGGGGACCGTGGCCATGACCACCACCCCGAACGACGTCGCCGACCTCCTCGACCGGCTTCGGGGAGGCGAGCTGCTCTCCGGGCCGTCGACCACCCTGCTGCTCGGCTTCCTCGCGGCCCAGGAACTGGACTACGCCCTGTCCACGGGACTGTCCCCGGACGTGGAGTTCGCACACAAGACCGGCCTGCTGATCCAGGTCTCGCACGACGCCGGGCTCGTCCGGCTGAACGGCAAGGAGTACGTGGTGGCCGTGCTGACGGACGGCTGGTCCGGCTACGACGACGCCAGGCCCTGGTTCCGGACGGCAGGGCAGGCGATCGACTCCTACCTGCACGCAGCAGCGGCAGCCTGA
- the yczE gene encoding membrane protein YczE — MSRRPRALTPSTDRPESRRLPRRLVQLYAGLVLYGITMALFVRAELGVIPWDVLHQGLSRQLGVSMGTVVIAVSLLLLLVWIPLRERPGIGTLSNAVVVGLVLDATLAVLPPVESLPLRVLFVLAGVLLNAVATAAYIGVHLGPGPRDGLMTGLVRRTGGSVLIVRTSIEVIVVVAGWLLGGTVGLATVLYALAIGPLVQVLMPRFQVRLYR, encoded by the coding sequence ATGAGCCGGCGTCCGCGTGCCCTGACCCCTTCGACCGACCGTCCGGAGTCGCGGCGGCTGCCCCGCCGGCTCGTGCAGCTCTACGCCGGCCTGGTCCTCTACGGCATCACCATGGCGCTGTTCGTGCGGGCGGAGCTCGGCGTCATTCCGTGGGACGTGCTGCACCAGGGGCTCTCCCGGCAGCTCGGGGTGAGCATGGGCACGGTCGTCATCGCGGTGAGCCTGCTGCTGCTCCTCGTGTGGATCCCGCTGCGCGAGCGCCCGGGGATCGGCACCCTCAGCAACGCGGTGGTGGTCGGGCTGGTGCTCGACGCGACCCTGGCGGTGCTGCCGCCGGTCGAGTCGCTGCCGCTGCGGGTGCTGTTCGTGCTCGCCGGTGTGCTCCTCAACGCCGTGGCGACCGCCGCCTACATCGGCGTGCACCTGGGCCCCGGCCCGCGGGACGGGCTGATGACCGGCCTGGTGCGGCGCACCGGAGGATCGGTGCTGATCGTGCGCACCTCGATCGAGGTGATCGTGGTGGTCGCCGGGTGGCTGCTCGGCGGCACCGTGGGCCTGGCCACGGTGCTCTACGCGCTGGCCATCGGCCCGCTGGTCCAGGTGCTGATGCCCCGGTTCCAGGTGCGGCTCTACCGCTGA